One segment of Variovorax paradoxus DNA contains the following:
- a CDS encoding aspartate aminotransferase family protein yields the protein MSRNDDPQFWAQARQHLVRYGGSFEPLIIERAQGSFVYDADGRAILDFTSGQMSALLGHAHPEIVEVVWEHVRTLDHLFSGMLSRPVVSLAAQIARHAPAGLERCLLLSTGAESNEAALRMAKLVTGCHEVVAFTQSWHGMTGSAAAATYSAGRKGYGPAPAGSLAIPAPNAYRPRFTTPSGELDWRRELDDGFEQIDRQSTGALAAFIAEPILSSGGILELPPGYMAALKQKCSERGMLLIVDEAQTGVGRTGVMFACQRDGVAPDILTLSKTLGAGLPLAAMVTTAAIEEQAHARGFLFYTTHVSDPLPAAVGLKVLEVVERDGLVERARIAGERLAQGLQRLRSRHECIGDVRGRGLLMGLELVTDRKTREPASQLGEAITRECMKLGLSMNIVKLPSMGGVFRIAPPLTISDSELDLGLELLDKAIDTAVRAMPGGR from the coding sequence ATGAGCAGGAACGACGATCCGCAGTTCTGGGCACAGGCCCGGCAACACCTGGTGCGCTACGGCGGCAGCTTCGAGCCGCTGATCATCGAGCGCGCGCAGGGCAGTTTCGTCTACGACGCCGACGGACGCGCGATCCTGGACTTCACGTCGGGGCAGATGAGCGCCCTGCTCGGCCACGCGCATCCGGAGATCGTCGAGGTCGTTTGGGAGCACGTGCGCACGCTCGACCATCTCTTCAGCGGCATGCTGTCGAGGCCGGTGGTGTCGCTGGCCGCGCAGATCGCGCGGCACGCGCCGGCGGGGCTCGAGCGCTGCCTGCTGCTGAGCACCGGCGCCGAGTCGAACGAGGCCGCACTGCGCATGGCCAAGCTGGTGACGGGATGCCACGAGGTGGTGGCCTTCACCCAGTCGTGGCACGGCATGACCGGCAGTGCCGCTGCGGCCACCTACAGCGCGGGACGCAAGGGCTACGGCCCGGCGCCCGCCGGCTCGCTGGCCATCCCGGCGCCCAACGCCTACCGCCCGCGCTTCACCACGCCCTCCGGCGAGCTCGACTGGCGACGCGAACTCGACGACGGCTTCGAGCAGATCGACCGGCAGTCGACCGGCGCGCTGGCCGCCTTCATTGCCGAACCCATCCTCAGCAGCGGCGGCATCCTGGAACTTCCGCCGGGCTACATGGCTGCGCTGAAGCAGAAATGCAGCGAGCGCGGCATGCTGCTGATCGTCGACGAGGCGCAGACCGGCGTCGGCCGCACCGGCGTGATGTTCGCGTGCCAGCGCGACGGCGTGGCGCCGGACATCCTCACGCTCTCCAAGACGCTGGGCGCGGGCCTGCCGCTGGCCGCGATGGTGACCACCGCCGCCATCGAAGAACAGGCCCACGCGCGCGGCTTCCTGTTCTACACGACGCACGTCTCCGATCCGCTGCCGGCAGCGGTCGGCCTGAAGGTGCTCGAAGTGGTCGAGCGCGACGGGCTCGTCGAGCGCGCGCGCATCGCCGGCGAGCGGCTCGCGCAGGGGCTGCAGCGGCTGCGGTCGCGGCACGAATGCATCGGCGACGTGCGCGGGCGCGGCCTGCTGATGGGGCTGGAGCTGGTCACCGACCGCAAGACGCGCGAACCGGCTTCGCAGCTCGGCGAGGCCATCACCCGCGAGTGCATGAAGCTCGGGCTGAGCATGAACATCGTCAAGCTGCCGTCGATGGGCGGCGTGTTCCGCATCGCGCCGCCGCTGACCATCAGCGACAGCGAGCTCGATCTCGGACTGGAACTGCTCGACAAGGCGATCGACACCGCCGTGCGGGCCATGCCCGGCGGGCGCTGA